The proteins below come from a single Prolixibacter sp. NT017 genomic window:
- a CDS encoding carbamate kinase, whose translation MNKLAVVALGGNALLRGDEKGTIEQQESNTMDTLENLVFLLKEGYDLVISHGNGPQVGNILLRNDAGEQMYGVAPMPLDVCVADSQGGIGYMIERMFRNLLNKHGIQRNIISMISMVEVDKDDPAFQDPTKRVGMIYTEEQAKKLQEEKGWAFKPSPKKEGGWRRVVSSPFPKQVMNKEVIESLARQGNIVIAAGGGGIPVYFDENKDCRTVDAVVDKDLASATLASSIGADELYILTDVSFIYKDFGLPTQEKLEFLDHADTMKYLEAGTFGEGNMAPKIRAALNFVENGGKKSVITEAKKLADKSYGSKITMHYDD comes from the coding sequence ATGAATAAATTGGCAGTGGTGGCCCTGGGTGGCAATGCCTTACTTCGCGGAGATGAAAAAGGTACCATCGAGCAGCAGGAATCCAATACGATGGATACGCTGGAGAATCTTGTTTTCCTGTTAAAGGAAGGGTACGACCTGGTAATTTCCCATGGTAACGGACCGCAGGTGGGAAATATCCTGTTGCGGAACGACGCCGGAGAGCAAATGTATGGTGTTGCTCCCATGCCATTGGACGTATGCGTGGCAGATTCGCAGGGCGGAATAGGTTACATGATTGAAAGGATGTTCAGAAACTTGCTGAATAAACATGGAATACAGCGAAATATTATTTCCATGATTAGCATGGTGGAAGTGGACAAGGATGATCCGGCGTTCCAGGATCCAACCAAGCGGGTTGGCATGATTTATACTGAAGAGCAGGCGAAAAAACTGCAGGAAGAAAAAGGTTGGGCATTCAAACCGAGCCCGAAAAAAGAAGGCGGTTGGCGCCGTGTGGTATCATCGCCGTTTCCCAAGCAGGTAATGAATAAGGAGGTGATCGAATCACTGGCACGACAGGGAAATATTGTGATTGCAGCCGGTGGTGGCGGTATCCCGGTTTATTTCGATGAGAACAAGGATTGCCGTACGGTTGATGCCGTCGTAGATAAAGATTTGGCTTCAGCTACACTGGCTTCCAGTATTGGTGCCGATGAGTTGTACATTTTGACCGATGTTTCTTTCATATACAAAGATTTCGGGTTGCCTACGCAGGAAAAACTGGAATTTCTGGATCACGCCGATACCATGAAATATCTCGAAGCCGGTACCTTTGGCGAAGGAAATATGGCTCCGAAAATCAGAGCTGCATTGAATTTTGTGGAGAATGGCGGAAAGAAATCGGTGATTACGGAAGCAAAGAAATTGGCCGATAAATCATACGGTTCAAAAATTACCATGCACTACGATGATTAA
- a CDS encoding DNA translocase FtsK encodes MARKKTSNTSRKKNQKSNLRNRLSKLSNWERVGGVLSIGLFFFALYLFISLISFLLSGGADQSQLSLTAREILTNPNLKIENVGGKWGANMADWFINRGIGLASFGVVYLLLILAIKLGRIHKVSLSRNFGYGIFLIIWTSVALGYFMAPLYEQSYLYPGGAYGFFISQWFNSVIGNVGTFFLLMATMLICIIIAFENAWPVMRKWMTRAKKQPATDAPLSDEEVYSEPKAPVINEKDDAFAKVVEEDDEVEVVYADDKNKKEDIEIELEPEPEEDSTQKKTDDKKEEGPKDPELEVEKRKEDDIVDSIQQDLSEDYDPTLDLSRYEFPSLDLLKEWSTGNPQVTNEELIANKNRIVETLKNYNIEIVKIKATSGPTITLYEIVPAPGIRISKIKNLEDDIALSLAALGIRIIAPIPGKGTVGIEVPNRKPEIVSMRSIIASRTFQESEYELPIALGKTISNETYAVDLTKMPHILVAGATGQGKSVGLNAIITSLVYKKHPSQLKFVFVDPKKVELNLYSVMEKHFLAKMPGEDDPIITDVQKVKNTLNSLNLEMDNRYDLLKKAHARNIKEYNQKFISRRLNPEKGFRYLPYIVVVIDEFADLIMTAGKEIELPIARIAQLARAVGIHMIIATQRPSTNIITGVIKANFPARIAFRVASMVDSRTILDSPGANQLIGKGDMLVSTGSSLTRVQCAFVDTPEVESIVHFIGEQPGYPTAFLLPEYMDENSDEPGAVDLKNRDDLFDEAARLVVLNQTGSTSAIQRKFSIGYNRAGRIMDQLEAAGVVGPNEGSKARQVLLQDEYSLEQLLNNL; translated from the coding sequence ATGGCCAGGAAAAAGACCTCAAATACTTCCAGAAAAAAAAATCAAAAATCCAACCTCAGGAACCGTCTGAGCAAACTCAGTAACTGGGAACGAGTCGGTGGAGTTCTTTCCATCGGACTGTTTTTCTTTGCTCTCTATTTGTTCATTTCACTCATTTCCTTTCTCCTTTCGGGAGGAGCTGACCAAAGTCAGCTGAGCCTTACGGCACGCGAGATTTTGACCAATCCCAATTTGAAAATTGAGAACGTAGGTGGAAAATGGGGAGCCAACATGGCCGACTGGTTCATTAACCGGGGTATTGGTCTCGCCTCCTTTGGCGTTGTATATCTGTTGTTGATACTCGCCATCAAATTGGGACGAATCCATAAAGTTTCGCTGTCGAGAAACTTTGGCTACGGAATATTTCTCATCATATGGACATCGGTAGCTCTGGGTTATTTTATGGCGCCGCTTTATGAACAATCATACCTGTACCCGGGTGGTGCTTACGGTTTTTTCATCAGTCAATGGTTTAATTCCGTTATCGGGAATGTGGGAACCTTCTTCCTGTTGATGGCTACCATGTTAATCTGCATTATCATTGCCTTCGAGAATGCCTGGCCGGTGATGCGCAAGTGGATGACCCGTGCGAAGAAGCAGCCGGCAACCGACGCCCCGCTCTCCGATGAGGAAGTTTATTCAGAGCCCAAGGCTCCCGTTATCAACGAAAAAGACGATGCTTTTGCTAAAGTTGTTGAAGAAGACGACGAGGTGGAAGTGGTGTATGCCGACGACAAAAACAAAAAAGAAGATATTGAAATAGAGCTCGAACCTGAACCGGAAGAAGATTCTACTCAGAAGAAAACGGATGACAAGAAAGAAGAAGGTCCAAAAGATCCGGAACTGGAAGTGGAGAAACGAAAAGAAGACGATATTGTGGATTCCATTCAGCAGGATCTGTCAGAAGATTACGACCCAACACTTGATCTTTCCAGGTATGAGTTCCCTTCACTCGATTTACTGAAAGAGTGGTCGACCGGAAACCCGCAGGTAACCAACGAAGAGTTGATTGCAAACAAAAACCGGATCGTCGAGACGCTGAAAAATTACAACATCGAGATCGTCAAAATTAAGGCGACTTCCGGTCCCACTATTACGTTGTACGAGATTGTTCCGGCGCCGGGAATCCGTATTTCCAAAATCAAAAACCTGGAGGATGACATTGCTCTGAGTCTGGCAGCTTTGGGAATCCGGATTATTGCACCAATTCCCGGAAAGGGAACCGTTGGTATTGAAGTTCCGAACCGGAAACCGGAAATTGTTTCCATGCGCTCCATTATTGCTTCACGCACTTTCCAGGAATCGGAATACGAACTGCCGATTGCTTTGGGAAAAACCATCTCGAACGAAACGTACGCCGTCGATTTGACCAAAATGCCGCATATTCTGGTTGCCGGTGCTACCGGTCAGGGTAAATCGGTTGGTTTGAATGCCATCATTACTTCGTTGGTATACAAAAAACATCCGTCGCAGTTGAAGTTTGTTTTTGTTGACCCGAAAAAGGTGGAATTGAATCTGTACTCGGTGATGGAAAAACATTTCCTGGCCAAAATGCCCGGGGAAGACGACCCGATTATCACGGATGTGCAGAAAGTAAAAAACACGCTGAACTCCCTGAACCTGGAAATGGATAACCGGTACGATTTGCTGAAAAAAGCCCATGCCCGGAACATCAAGGAGTACAACCAGAAATTTATTTCAAGAAGATTAAATCCGGAAAAAGGTTTCCGGTACCTGCCCTATATTGTGGTCGTTATCGATGAGTTTGCCGACCTGATTATGACGGCCGGCAAAGAAATTGAATTGCCCATCGCCCGGATTGCCCAATTGGCCCGGGCCGTTGGTATTCATATGATCATCGCAACGCAGCGTCCTTCGACCAATATTATTACCGGTGTCATCAAAGCCAACTTCCCGGCAAGGATTGCTTTCCGCGTGGCCTCGATGGTTGACTCCAGAACTATTCTTGATTCGCCCGGAGCCAACCAGTTGATCGGAAAAGGTGATATGCTGGTTTCCACCGGAAGCAGCCTCACACGTGTGCAGTGTGCTTTCGTCGATACCCCGGAAGTAGAATCGATTGTACACTTCATTGGCGAGCAACCAGGTTATCCTACTGCTTTCTTGCTGCCAGAATACATGGATGAAAATTCGGATGAGCCTGGTGCTGTTGATTTGAAAAATCGCGATGATTTATTTGATGAAGCGGCAAGGTTGGTCGTTTTAAACCAGACAGGTTCCACTTCAGCCATCCAACGGAAATTTTCTATCGGTTACAACCGGGCAGGCCGAATTATGGACCAACTGGAGGCTGCCGGCGTAGTAGGTCCCAACGAAGGAAGCAAAGCACGACAGGTATTATTACAGGATGAATATTCTTTGGAACAATTATTGAATAACCTTTAA
- the feoB gene encoding ferrous iron transport protein B, whose product MRLSEVSENHTVVISKVMGHGAFRRRITEMGFVRGKEVKVLKNAPLRDPVEYEVMGYHVSLRREEARLIEVVSREEALHYIEPTYDGTIDLETLKTSAGVKGKEINIALAGNPNCGKTSLFNRASGAKEHVGNYSGVTIDAAKANLHWKGYSLTLIDLPGTYSLTAYTPEELYSRKYIIDETPDIVVNVVDASNLERNLYLTTQLIDMDIKVVLALNMYDELEAGGAKLKIEKLGKLLGIPIIPTMANKGIGIDKLLNKVIDVYEERDPIVRHIHINYGAEMEKSIKALQKVIREGKPAPARVSSRYLSLRLLDKDPETAKIIDDFPNAEQINTTAKKEIDRLEERLDDDSSHLITDAKYGFIAGALKESYSEGVRRRHAITEQIDKLVTHKFYGFPLFMLFMLATFTATFTLGAYPMDWIDAGVSWLGDLIRNGMANGMLKDLLINGIINGVGSVVVFLPNILILFFFLSFMEDTGYMARAAFIMDKLMHKIGLHGRSFIPMVMGFGCNVPAIMATRTLRNRNDRLLTMLIIPFMSCSARLPVYIVLISAFFGKYPGLVLMGLYFLGILLAVGTAKLFNRTIFKRKETPFVMELPPYRMPTLKNTLLHMWEKGSQYLRKIGGTILVAVIAIWALEYFPRTSPQAEHFNQQKQEANQLYQSRVEAHPEQRDLLLNERDSVLHHLSLAEESSRIENSYIGRMGKAIEPAIRPLGFDWRMGVSLLAGLPAKEIVVSTMAILFQVNDDPENTHLLQEKLQTERYTSGPMTGKPLFTPLVALSFLVFVLIYFPCIAVIATIRRESGSWKWAILTVVYTTGVAWFMAFIVYQLGTLITG is encoded by the coding sequence ATGCGTCTCTCAGAAGTCAGTGAAAACCATACTGTCGTTATTTCCAAGGTGATGGGCCACGGCGCTTTCCGCCGCAGGATAACGGAGATGGGTTTCGTGCGTGGAAAAGAGGTAAAAGTTTTAAAAAATGCTCCTCTTCGCGATCCGGTTGAATACGAAGTTATGGGGTACCATGTTTCGCTTCGGCGTGAAGAAGCGCGGTTGATCGAAGTGGTGTCTCGCGAAGAAGCACTCCATTATATTGAACCGACCTATGATGGTACCATTGATTTGGAAACCCTGAAAACATCGGCTGGCGTCAAAGGGAAGGAAATCAACATTGCCTTAGCAGGAAATCCCAATTGCGGAAAAACATCGCTTTTCAACCGGGCTTCAGGAGCCAAAGAACACGTTGGAAACTACAGCGGAGTAACCATCGATGCAGCCAAGGCCAACCTCCACTGGAAAGGTTATTCACTTACACTGATTGACCTTCCGGGAACCTATTCGCTGACCGCTTACACACCGGAAGAACTATATTCCCGAAAATACATCATCGACGAAACGCCGGACATCGTCGTTAACGTGGTGGACGCTTCCAACCTGGAACGCAATCTCTATCTCACCACCCAGCTCATCGATATGGATATCAAAGTCGTGCTGGCATTGAACATGTACGACGAGTTGGAAGCCGGGGGCGCCAAACTGAAAATAGAAAAACTGGGCAAACTTCTGGGAATCCCCATTATTCCGACCATGGCCAACAAAGGTATCGGGATTGACAAGTTGCTCAACAAGGTGATTGACGTTTACGAAGAACGCGATCCAATTGTGCGGCATATCCATATTAATTATGGTGCTGAAATGGAGAAATCCATCAAAGCGTTGCAAAAGGTCATTCGTGAAGGGAAACCGGCACCGGCGCGGGTATCGTCACGCTATTTGTCGTTGCGGCTTCTCGACAAAGATCCGGAAACCGCCAAAATCATCGACGATTTTCCGAATGCTGAACAAATCAATACTACCGCGAAGAAAGAAATTGATCGACTGGAAGAACGCCTGGACGATGACAGCTCGCATTTGATTACCGATGCCAAATACGGTTTCATTGCCGGCGCTTTGAAAGAGAGTTACAGTGAAGGGGTACGTAGGCGTCATGCCATTACGGAACAGATAGACAAACTGGTTACACACAAATTCTACGGCTTTCCGCTTTTCATGCTGTTCATGCTCGCCACTTTTACAGCTACCTTTACTCTCGGTGCTTATCCAATGGACTGGATTGACGCAGGCGTTTCGTGGCTTGGCGACCTGATTAGAAACGGGATGGCCAATGGAATGCTGAAAGATTTGCTCATCAACGGAATTATCAATGGTGTGGGCAGCGTGGTTGTCTTTCTGCCGAACATCCTTATTCTGTTCTTTTTTCTTTCCTTCATGGAAGACACGGGCTACATGGCCCGGGCAGCTTTCATCATGGACAAGCTGATGCACAAAATAGGCCTGCATGGACGTTCTTTCATTCCCATGGTCATGGGATTCGGCTGTAATGTTCCGGCCATTATGGCTACCCGAACGCTTCGTAACCGGAACGACCGCTTGCTCACGATGCTGATCATTCCGTTCATGTCATGCTCGGCCAGGTTGCCGGTTTATATTGTACTGATCTCTGCCTTCTTTGGAAAATATCCGGGACTGGTCCTGATGGGACTTTATTTCCTGGGAATTCTGTTGGCAGTTGGAACAGCGAAACTTTTCAACCGGACCATTTTCAAACGAAAGGAAACGCCTTTTGTGATGGAACTTCCTCCCTACCGGATGCCCACGCTAAAAAATACGTTGTTGCACATGTGGGAAAAGGGAAGTCAGTACCTGCGAAAAATCGGGGGCACCATTCTGGTCGCAGTGATCGCCATCTGGGCACTGGAATACTTTCCCCGAACAAGTCCGCAGGCGGAACACTTCAACCAGCAAAAACAAGAGGCCAATCAGCTATACCAATCAAGGGTTGAAGCTCATCCCGAACAGAGAGATTTGCTGCTGAATGAACGAGACTCGGTTTTGCATCACCTTAGTTTGGCCGAAGAATCATCGCGCATCGAAAACTCTTACATCGGTAGAATGGGAAAAGCCATCGAGCCGGCTATCCGGCCGCTGGGTTTTGACTGGCGAATGGGCGTGAGCTTACTGGCCGGACTTCCTGCTAAAGAAATTGTGGTGAGTACCATGGCCATCCTGTTCCAGGTAAACGATGATCCGGAGAATACGCACCTTTTACAGGAAAAACTGCAGACGGAAAGGTATACTTCTGGTCCAATGACAGGAAAGCCTTTATTTACACCTCTTGTCGCACTTTCGTTCCTGGTTTTTGTGCTGATTTATTTCCCCTGCATTGCCGTTATTGCAACCATTCGGAGAGAATCGGGAAGCTGGAAGTGGGCTATTCTTACCGTTGTCTACACAACAGGTGTGGCATGGTTTATGGCATTTATCGTTTACCAGTTGGGAACATTAATCACAGGATAA
- a CDS encoding iron-containing alcohol dehydrogenase — MNNFEFYNPVRIVFGKGEISALKGLVPKDKKVMLTYGGGSIKKNGVYDQVKEALQGVDVIEFGGIEPNPHYETLMKAIEIVQKEKVDFLLAVGGGSVLDGTKFIAAGALWPGEDPWEILTGKTDFPLLKALPLGSVLTLPATGSEMNGNSVVTRVETQEKLAFGSPLVMPQFSILDPTVVFSLPDRQVANGVVDAFVHVMEQYLTYPVDAPIQDRFAESILTTLIEEGPKVLANRNDYNTAANFMWAATMALNGLIGAGVPQDWATHAIGHEITAFHGVDHARTLAVVLPGLMHIKRSNKKDKILQYGARVWNITEGTEDERIDQIISATVKFFESVGIKTRLSDYDIDASFITKVKTRFLHRGMVGIGEHGDISPDQVAEILEHQL, encoded by the coding sequence ATGAACAATTTTGAATTCTATAATCCGGTGAGGATTGTCTTTGGAAAAGGTGAGATAAGTGCTCTCAAAGGACTGGTCCCCAAAGACAAAAAGGTGATGCTCACATATGGCGGAGGCAGCATTAAAAAGAATGGCGTATACGATCAGGTAAAGGAAGCTCTTCAGGGAGTGGACGTGATTGAATTTGGCGGAATTGAGCCCAATCCGCACTACGAGACTTTGATGAAAGCCATCGAAATTGTGCAGAAGGAGAAAGTTGATTTTCTGCTGGCTGTTGGCGGTGGTTCTGTTCTCGATGGAACCAAGTTCATTGCTGCCGGTGCACTTTGGCCGGGAGAAGATCCATGGGAAATCTTAACAGGAAAAACGGACTTCCCGCTGTTAAAGGCTTTGCCATTGGGTTCTGTTCTGACGCTTCCGGCAACCGGTTCCGAAATGAACGGAAACTCGGTTGTGACAAGAGTTGAGACGCAGGAAAAACTGGCATTTGGTTCGCCGTTGGTGATGCCCCAATTCTCCATCCTCGATCCGACCGTTGTTTTCTCATTGCCTGACAGGCAGGTGGCTAACGGTGTTGTCGATGCGTTTGTGCATGTGATGGAGCAATACCTGACTTATCCGGTCGATGCTCCGATTCAGGATCGTTTTGCAGAATCTATTTTGACGACATTAATTGAAGAAGGTCCGAAAGTGTTGGCGAACCGTAACGACTACAACACAGCAGCCAATTTCATGTGGGCGGCAACCATGGCGCTGAACGGACTGATTGGCGCCGGCGTTCCCCAGGATTGGGCGACACATGCTATTGGACACGAAATTACCGCGTTCCACGGAGTCGATCATGCCCGCACCTTGGCGGTTGTCCTACCGGGATTGATGCACATCAAGCGAAGTAACAAGAAGGATAAAATTCTTCAGTACGGTGCCCGTGTTTGGAACATTACGGAAGGAACCGAAGACGAACGGATCGACCAAATCATTTCGGCAACGGTTAAGTTTTTCGAATCGGTAGGTATCAAAACTCGCTTGAGCGATTACGATATTGACGCCAGTTTCATCACGAAAGTGAAAACCCGTTTTTTGCATCGAGGAATGGTGGGAATCGGTGAGCACGGTGATATTTCACCTGACCAGGTTGCTGAGATTCTGGAACACCAGTTGTAG
- a CDS encoding ornithine carbamoyltransferase, which translates to MAFNLRNRNFLKLLDFTPEEIKHLLKLSADLKAAKYAGTEQPRMKGKNIALIFEKSSTRTRCAFEVAAHDQGANVTYLGPSGSQIGHKESMKDTARVLGRMYDGIEYRGFGQDIVEELGKYAGVPVWNGLTNEFHPTQILADFLTMMEHTDKPLSKVKFAYLGDARNNMGNSLMVGAAKMGMDFRAAAPAASQPSEELQNVCREIAKETGAKITVTDNVAEAVKDCDFLYTDVWVSMGEPEEVWAERIELLKPYQVNSEVLKMTGNPNVKFLHCLPAFHNRDTKVGEDIYQKFGLEAMEVTEDVFESSASIVFDEAENRMHTIKAIMVATLGQ; encoded by the coding sequence ATGGCATTCAATTTACGTAACCGGAATTTTCTGAAATTACTCGATTTCACTCCGGAAGAAATAAAGCATCTGTTGAAATTGTCGGCTGACTTGAAAGCTGCCAAGTATGCAGGTACCGAACAGCCTCGCATGAAAGGGAAAAACATTGCGCTCATTTTTGAAAAATCGTCAACCCGCACGCGGTGTGCTTTCGAGGTGGCTGCACACGATCAGGGAGCCAATGTTACCTATTTAGGCCCGAGTGGCTCACAGATTGGTCACAAAGAATCGATGAAAGATACTGCCCGTGTGTTGGGACGCATGTATGACGGAATTGAATACCGTGGTTTCGGACAGGATATCGTTGAGGAGTTGGGAAAATACGCCGGCGTACCGGTTTGGAACGGTTTGACCAATGAATTTCACCCGACGCAGATTTTGGCTGATTTCCTGACCATGATGGAGCATACCGATAAGCCCCTTTCGAAAGTGAAGTTTGCCTACCTGGGCGATGCCCGCAACAATATGGGGAACTCACTGATGGTAGGAGCTGCCAAAATGGGAATGGATTTCCGCGCAGCAGCACCTGCAGCAAGTCAACCGTCGGAGGAATTGCAGAATGTTTGCCGCGAAATAGCGAAGGAAACAGGAGCGAAAATTACCGTAACCGACAATGTTGCCGAAGCGGTAAAAGATTGCGACTTCCTGTACACCGATGTTTGGGTATCGATGGGTGAGCCCGAAGAAGTTTGGGCAGAGCGGATTGAATTGTTGAAACCTTATCAGGTAAACAGCGAGGTGCTGAAAATGACCGGTAACCCGAATGTGAAATTCCTGCACTGTCTGCCTGCATTCCATAACCGCGACACCAAAGTAGGTGAAGATATTTATCAGAAATTCGGATTAGAAGCAATGGAAGTAACCGAGGACGTTTTCGAAAGTTCTGCTTCCATTGTATTTGATGAGGCTGAAAACCGGATGCATACCATTAAAGCCATAATGGTTGCAACGCTGGGTCAGTAA
- a CDS encoding head GIN domain-containing protein, translated as MKKELLFFLFLIFSLAFTTSCSAGKHDKNPEDGKTLNVQEFNSISLRGGFTVSLSQGDKSGISVEAPNALMNELRVSVDDGELKIVDTRFERGEHHDDWENMARRIHLNITIKSLKDLRISGYVSLKTKEPLMTDNLNIDIEGGGRLRMDLVTEKLGINIEGGVSMELGGQVRYLTSHIEGAGKISAYDMKVNRADISINGAGYASVNVSDHLKVDMDGVGWVRYKGDPMVEKNVDGVGFVSKE; from the coding sequence ATGAAAAAAGAACTATTGTTTTTTCTCTTCCTGATCTTTTCACTCGCGTTTACCACCTCTTGCAGCGCAGGTAAGCATGATAAAAACCCGGAGGACGGGAAAACACTCAACGTACAGGAGTTCAACTCCATTTCACTTAGAGGAGGTTTTACCGTAAGCCTTTCTCAGGGTGATAAGTCTGGCATTTCAGTTGAAGCGCCCAACGCCCTGATGAACGAATTAAGAGTGTCAGTCGATGATGGAGAACTGAAAATTGTCGACACCCGTTTTGAGCGCGGTGAACACCACGACGACTGGGAAAACATGGCCAGAAGAATTCATCTTAACATCACCATAAAAAGTCTGAAAGATTTAAGAATCAGCGGCTACGTCAGTCTCAAAACAAAAGAGCCACTGATGACAGACAATCTGAACATTGATATTGAAGGCGGTGGCCGGTTAAGAATGGACCTGGTAACCGAAAAACTGGGAATTAATATTGAAGGTGGCGTAAGCATGGAACTGGGAGGACAGGTGCGGTACCTGACAAGTCACATTGAAGGAGCCGGCAAGATTTCGGCCTATGATATGAAAGTGAACCGGGCAGACATTTCGATTAACGGAGCCGGTTATGCTTCGGTGAATGTAAGTGACCACTTGAAAGTAGACATGGATGGCGTTGGATGGGTTCGGTACAAAGGAGACCCAATGGTCGAAAAAAATGTAGACGGTGTAGGATTTGTCTCTAAAGAATAA